The following are from one region of the Centropristis striata isolate RG_2023a ecotype Rhode Island chromosome 19, C.striata_1.0, whole genome shotgun sequence genome:
- the nln gene encoding neurolysin, mitochondrial, giving the protein MCALRLVACRALCSVFKPLLRMTIQNGTVISARDCSQAGSKRNTLRWDLTPDDIRTRTDILISRVKKVYDDIGSLKTENVSVENTLGPLAHAKLDYASSLHVLDFPQYVSPCKEVRAASTEADKKLSEFDVEISMREDVFRRITALQKKHQDNLSAEEKRFLDRLVTLGKRKGLHLSKDIQEEIKRTSKLISELSIEFNKNLNEDNTFLVFTERELGGLADSYLNGLDKTADGRYKVTLEYPHYFPLMKRCHNPETRRRMETAFHSRCKEVNTAILEQLIQLKAKVADLLGYSSHANYVLEINMAGTASNVSDFLDTFYETLKPIGIKERKYILALKKRECLMKGFHFDGQINAWDLPYYMNQVEQCKFAVNKDKLIEYFPLDVVTEGLFGIYQELLGLTFAEVEHAHAWHENVKLFSARDTETGEEIGQFYLDLHPREGKYSHAACFGLQPGCRGPDGKRRLPVAAMVANFTRPRKGFPSLLQHHEVETYFHEFGHVMHELCSKTTFSDFSGTQVETDFVEVPSQMLENWVWEKEPLRRMSRHYKDGTPIPENLLDKLIASRVANTGLMNLRQVVLGKVDQSLHTSPHANTAEVFATHCQDILGVPATPGTNMTASFSHLAGGYDGQYYSYLWSEVYSMDIFFSRFKKEGIMNPKVGKEYRRVILEAGGSVDGVDMLKTFLGRGPCQEAFFQCKGLIQSQTL; this is encoded by the exons ATGTGTGCGTTAAGACTTGTAGCCTGTCGAGCGCTCTGCAG CGTCTTTAAACCTCTCCTGAGGATGACCATACAGAACGGCACCGTGATATCAGCCAGAGACTGCTCTCAGGCCGGGAGTAAGAGAAACACACTGAGATGGGACCTGACTCCGGATGACATCAGGACCCGGACAGACATCTTGATTAGCAGGGTAAAGAAGGTCTATGATGACATTGGATCtctaaagacagaaaatgtctcCGTTGAAAACACTCTGGGACCTCTGGCTCATGCCAAACTGGATTATGCAT CATCGCTCCATGTCCTCGATTTCCCCCAGTACGTCTCTCCTTGTAAAGAGGTTCGTGCAGCGAGCACAGAGGCAGACAAGAAGCTGTCCGAGTTTGATGTGGAGATAAGTATGAGGGAAGATGTGTTCAGAAGGATTACAGCGCTGCAG AAAAAGCACCAAGACAATCTTTCAGCCGAAGAAAAGAGATTCTTGGACAGACTTGTTACGTTAGGGAAGAGGAAAGGACTGCACCTGAGTAAAGATATACAAGAG gaaataaaaaggacCTCCAAGCTCATAAGTGAACTCTCCATAGAGTTCAACAAGAATCTGAATGAGGACAACACGTTTCTTGTTTTTACTGAGCGTGAATTGG GTGGCCTCGCTGATAGCTATCTCAACGGCCTGGACAAGACAGCAGATGGGCGGTATAAAGTGACACTTGAATATCCCCACTACTTCCCCCTGATGAAGAGGTGTCATAATCCTGAGACCAGGAGGAGGATGGAAACAGCTTTTCACAGCAGGTGTAAAGAG GTAAACACAGCGATCCTTGAACAATTAATCCAACTGAAGGCAAAGGTCGCAGACTTATTAGGTTACAGCAGTCATGCGAACTATGTGCTGGAGATTAACATGGCCGGGACCGCGAGCAATGTGTCTGACTTTCTAG ACACATTCTACGAAACACTGAAGCCCATTGGGATCAAGGAGAGGAAATATATTCTCGCACTAAAGAAGCGGGAGTGCTTGATGAAGGGCTTCCACTTTGACGGACAGATCAATGCCTGGGACTTACCCTACTACATGAATCAAGTGGAGCAGTGCAAGTTCGCCGTGAACAAGGACAAACTGATTGAGTATTTCCCGCTTGACGTGGTGACAGAAGGACTGTTTGGAATCTACCAGGAGCTGCTGGGTCTCACGTTTGCCGAGGTCGAACACGCTCACGCATGGCATGAAAATGTCAAGCTTTTTTCAGCCCGGGACACTGAAACAGGAGAGGAGATCGGCCAGTTCTACCTGGACCTGCACCCAAG GGAAGGAAAGTATAGCCATGCAGCATGTTTTGGACTGCAACCCGGCTGCAGAGGACCTGATGGAAAACGCAGGCTTCCAGTGGCGGCCATGGTGGCTAACTTTACCAGGCCCAGAAAAGgtttcccctctctcctccagcaCCATGAAGTGGAGACTTACTTTCACGAGTTTGGTCATGTTATGCACGAGCTCTGTTCCAAG ACCACTTTCTCAGACTTCAGTGGGACTCAGGTGGAGACAGACTTTGTGGAGGTGCCTTCACAGATGCTTGAGAACTGGGTTTGGGAGAAGGAGCCTCTGAGAAGAATGTCTCGACACTACAAGGATGGCACCCCGATCCCAGAAAACCTACTCGACAAACTCATTGCATCCAGAGTCGCCAACACTG GACTGATGAACCTGCGTCAGGTAGTCCTCGGTAAAGTGGATCAGTCGCTACACACCAGCCCCCATGCAAACACAGCTGAGGTGTTTGCAACACACTGTCAGGACATCCTGGGTGTTCCTGCTACTCCAG GTACCAATATGACGGCCAGTTTCAGCCACCTGGCTGGAGGATATGATGGTCAGTACTACAGCTATCTATGGAGTGAAGTCTACTCCATGGACATCTTCTTCAGCCGTTTTAAAAAGGAAGGCATCATGAATCCAAAG GTTGGAAAAGAGTACAGACGGGTGATTCTGGAAGCTGGAGGCTCTGTGGATGGCGTGGACATGCTGAAAACTTTCCTCGGCCGTGGTCCATGCCAGGAGGCCTTCTTTCAGTGCAAAGGACTGATTCAGTCACAGACGTTATAA